One window of Xylocopa sonorina isolate GNS202 chromosome 9, iyXylSono1_principal, whole genome shotgun sequence genomic DNA carries:
- the Foxk gene encoding forkhead box K isoform X3, which translates to MVESDAWALLALKSAPASPTKMQWNPEAKGAPIARLEGREFEYMVRQRRITIGRNSSKGEVDVNMGHSSFISRRHLEIFYDHPFFFMICNGKNGVFVDGVFQRKGAPAFQLPKTCTFRFPSTNIRLVFQSLVDEQEQSNIRVPSPQKHRPPLPPLRINIPDAGYSSPFPSPTGTISAANSCPASPRGGQARGSISADLQMVAVYAAAVANDPQNSNMERHDGGQSSSRQISPEPGVESRYRGGSSSGPNGTTAHCSPPKDDSKPPYSYAQLIVQAIASAADKQLTLSGIYSYITKNYPYYRTADKGWQNSIRHNLSLNRYFIKVPRSQEEPGKGSFWRIDPQSEVKLIEQAFRRRRQRGVPCFRAPFGLSSRSAPASPSHVGISGLMTPECLSREASPGPESYTDSIVSSPAGQLTSQSAPGSPGHPYASSSQPSHKGRLMQQITVVTNGVSSDTTREDKYVVSGNTTEEHSLSPAGQYSPAPVIVQTTYNYSGSFIGPDAGVGVAKRSHEESDSSPGSPAPLAIVESPEPPEHQQPPTKRQRVHEMDDH; encoded by the exons ATGGTC GAGAGCGACGCGTGGGCCCTTCTGGCACTGAAGTCGGCACCGGCCAGCCCGACGAAGATGCAGTGGAATCCGGAGGCAAAAGGTGCACCGATCGCACGGTTGGAGGGTCGGGAGTTCGAATACATGGTTAGACAGCGACGTATCACCATCGGACGTAACAGCAGCAAGGGTGAGGTCGACGTCAACATGGGCCACTCCAGTTTTATCTCACGACGACACCTTGAAATATTCTATGATCATCCTTTTTTCTTTATGATCTGCAATGGTAAAAACGGTGTTTTTGTTGATGGAGTCTTTCAACGAAAGGGTGCGCCTGCCTTCCAATTACCAAAGAC ATGCACGTTCAGATTTCCAAGTACAAATATAAGACTCGTATTTCAATCGTTAGTAGACGAGCAAGAGCAAAGTAATATACGAGTACCATCCCCTCAAAAACACAGACCACCGTTGCCACCTTTACGTATCAATATTCCGGATGCAGGCTATAGTAGCCCGTTTCCTTCTCCCACTGGCACTATCAGCGCCGCTAATTCATGCCCTGCCAGTCCACGTGGAGGACAAGCAAGGGGTAGCATATCGGCGGATCTTCAAATGGTAGCTGTGTACGCGGCCGCTGTTGCGAATGATCCGCAAAATTCTAATATGGAAAGACACGACGGAGGACAGAGCTCTAGTAGACAAATAAGTCCAGAACCTGGCGTCGAGTCACGTTACAGAGGTGGAAGCAGTAGCGGTCCAAATGGCACAACAGCGCATTGTAGTCCACCGAAAGATGATTCTAAACCTCCTTACTCCTATGCACAGTTAATTGTTCAAGCAATAGCATCCGCTGCTGACAAACAGCTTACATTGTCTGGCATTTATTCTTACATTACCAAGAATTATCCCTACTATAGAACTGCGGATAAAGGATGGCAAAATTCTATAAGGCATAATCTTTCATTAAATCGTTATTTCATCAAAGTACCCAGAAGCCAAGAAGAGCCAGGAAAAGGATCTTTTTGGCGAATAGATCCACAATCGGAAGTGAAACTCATAGAACAGGCATTTAGGCGAAGAAGGCAACGTGGAGTTCCATGTTTTCGAGCTCCCTTTGGACTTTCATCCAG GAGCGCACCTGCTTCCCCGTCTCACGTTGGAATCAGCGGGCTAATGACACCCGAGTGTCTTAGCAGAGAAGCCTCTCCAGGACCAGAATCTTATACGGATAGTATCGTATCTTCTCCGGCTGGTCAGTTGACCAGTCAATCAGCGCCAGGATCGCCTGGTCATCCATACGCATCTTCGAGTCAACCGTCTCATAAGGGTCGTCTCATGCAGCAGATTACTGTTGTCACGAACGGTGTTAGTAGCGATACAACTAGAGAAG ATAAATACGTTGTATCTGGGAATACTACAGAAGAACATTCTCTTTCCCCAGCCGGTCAATACAGCCCGGCTCCTGTTATTGTACAGACCACTTATAACTACAG TGGAAGCTTTATTGGTCCCGACGCGGGCGTCGGAGTTGCAAAGCGTTCACACGAGGAATCGGATAGTTCTCCAGGTTCACCGGCACCGCTTGCCATTGTCGAAAGTCCTGAGCCTCCTGAACACCAACAGCCACCGACGAAACGTCAACGTGTTCACGAAATGGACGACCACTAA
- the Foxk gene encoding forkhead box K isoform X1 produces MVVGSRSLGAMSTTYSRTQESDAWALLALKSAPASPTKMQWNPEAKGAPIARLEGREFEYMVRQRRITIGRNSSKGEVDVNMGHSSFISRRHLEIFYDHPFFFMICNGKNGVFVDGVFQRKGAPAFQLPKTCTFRFPSTNIRLVFQSLVDEQEQSNIRVPSPQKHRPPLPPLRINIPDAGYSSPFPSPTGTISAANSCPASPRGGQARGSISADLQMVAVYAAAVANDPQNSNMERHDGGQSSSRQISPEPGVESRYRGGSSSGPNGTTAHCSPPKDDSKPPYSYAQLIVQAIASAADKQLTLSGIYSYITKNYPYYRTADKGWQNSIRHNLSLNRYFIKVPRSQEEPGKGSFWRIDPQSEVKLIEQAFRRRRQRGVPCFRAPFGLSSRSAPASPSHVGISGLMTPECLSREASPGPESYTDSIVSSPAGQLTSQSAPGSPGHPYASSSQPSHKGRLMQQITVVTNGVSSDTTREDKYVVSGNTTEEHSLSPAGQYSPAPVIVQTTYNYSGSFIGPDAGVGVAKRSHEESDSSPGSPAPLAIVESPEPPEHQQPPTKRQRVHEMDDH; encoded by the exons ATGGTC GTGGGTTCGCGCTCACTCGGTGCTATGTCTACTACGTACTCCCGTACTCAGGAGAGCGACGCGTGGGCCCTTCTGGCACTGAAGTCGGCACCGGCCAGCCCGACGAAGATGCAGTGGAATCCGGAGGCAAAAGGTGCACCGATCGCACGGTTGGAGGGTCGGGAGTTCGAATACATGGTTAGACAGCGACGTATCACCATCGGACGTAACAGCAGCAAGGGTGAGGTCGACGTCAACATGGGCCACTCCAGTTTTATCTCACGACGACACCTTGAAATATTCTATGATCATCCTTTTTTCTTTATGATCTGCAATGGTAAAAACGGTGTTTTTGTTGATGGAGTCTTTCAACGAAAGGGTGCGCCTGCCTTCCAATTACCAAAGAC ATGCACGTTCAGATTTCCAAGTACAAATATAAGACTCGTATTTCAATCGTTAGTAGACGAGCAAGAGCAAAGTAATATACGAGTACCATCCCCTCAAAAACACAGACCACCGTTGCCACCTTTACGTATCAATATTCCGGATGCAGGCTATAGTAGCCCGTTTCCTTCTCCCACTGGCACTATCAGCGCCGCTAATTCATGCCCTGCCAGTCCACGTGGAGGACAAGCAAGGGGTAGCATATCGGCGGATCTTCAAATGGTAGCTGTGTACGCGGCCGCTGTTGCGAATGATCCGCAAAATTCTAATATGGAAAGACACGACGGAGGACAGAGCTCTAGTAGACAAATAAGTCCAGAACCTGGCGTCGAGTCACGTTACAGAGGTGGAAGCAGTAGCGGTCCAAATGGCACAACAGCGCATTGTAGTCCACCGAAAGATGATTCTAAACCTCCTTACTCCTATGCACAGTTAATTGTTCAAGCAATAGCATCCGCTGCTGACAAACAGCTTACATTGTCTGGCATTTATTCTTACATTACCAAGAATTATCCCTACTATAGAACTGCGGATAAAGGATGGCAAAATTCTATAAGGCATAATCTTTCATTAAATCGTTATTTCATCAAAGTACCCAGAAGCCAAGAAGAGCCAGGAAAAGGATCTTTTTGGCGAATAGATCCACAATCGGAAGTGAAACTCATAGAACAGGCATTTAGGCGAAGAAGGCAACGTGGAGTTCCATGTTTTCGAGCTCCCTTTGGACTTTCATCCAG GAGCGCACCTGCTTCCCCGTCTCACGTTGGAATCAGCGGGCTAATGACACCCGAGTGTCTTAGCAGAGAAGCCTCTCCAGGACCAGAATCTTATACGGATAGTATCGTATCTTCTCCGGCTGGTCAGTTGACCAGTCAATCAGCGCCAGGATCGCCTGGTCATCCATACGCATCTTCGAGTCAACCGTCTCATAAGGGTCGTCTCATGCAGCAGATTACTGTTGTCACGAACGGTGTTAGTAGCGATACAACTAGAGAAG ATAAATACGTTGTATCTGGGAATACTACAGAAGAACATTCTCTTTCCCCAGCCGGTCAATACAGCCCGGCTCCTGTTATTGTACAGACCACTTATAACTACAG TGGAAGCTTTATTGGTCCCGACGCGGGCGTCGGAGTTGCAAAGCGTTCACACGAGGAATCGGATAGTTCTCCAGGTTCACCGGCACCGCTTGCCATTGTCGAAAGTCCTGAGCCTCCTGAACACCAACAGCCACCGACGAAACGTCAACGTGTTCACGAAATGGACGACCACTAA
- the Foxk gene encoding forkhead box K isoform X2 produces MSTTYSRTQESDAWALLALKSAPASPTKMQWNPEAKGAPIARLEGREFEYMVRQRRITIGRNSSKGEVDVNMGHSSFISRRHLEIFYDHPFFFMICNGKNGVFVDGVFQRKGAPAFQLPKTCTFRFPSTNIRLVFQSLVDEQEQSNIRVPSPQKHRPPLPPLRINIPDAGYSSPFPSPTGTISAANSCPASPRGGQARGSISADLQMVAVYAAAVANDPQNSNMERHDGGQSSSRQISPEPGVESRYRGGSSSGPNGTTAHCSPPKDDSKPPYSYAQLIVQAIASAADKQLTLSGIYSYITKNYPYYRTADKGWQNSIRHNLSLNRYFIKVPRSQEEPGKGSFWRIDPQSEVKLIEQAFRRRRQRGVPCFRAPFGLSSRSAPASPSHVGISGLMTPECLSREASPGPESYTDSIVSSPAGQLTSQSAPGSPGHPYASSSQPSHKGRLMQQITVVTNGVSSDTTREDKYVVSGNTTEEHSLSPAGQYSPAPVIVQTTYNYSGSFIGPDAGVGVAKRSHEESDSSPGSPAPLAIVESPEPPEHQQPPTKRQRVHEMDDH; encoded by the exons ATGTCTACTACGTACTCCCGTACTCAGGAGAGCGACGCGTGGGCCCTTCTGGCACTGAAGTCGGCACCGGCCAGCCCGACGAAGATGCAGTGGAATCCGGAGGCAAAAGGTGCACCGATCGCACGGTTGGAGGGTCGGGAGTTCGAATACATGGTTAGACAGCGACGTATCACCATCGGACGTAACAGCAGCAAGGGTGAGGTCGACGTCAACATGGGCCACTCCAGTTTTATCTCACGACGACACCTTGAAATATTCTATGATCATCCTTTTTTCTTTATGATCTGCAATGGTAAAAACGGTGTTTTTGTTGATGGAGTCTTTCAACGAAAGGGTGCGCCTGCCTTCCAATTACCAAAGAC ATGCACGTTCAGATTTCCAAGTACAAATATAAGACTCGTATTTCAATCGTTAGTAGACGAGCAAGAGCAAAGTAATATACGAGTACCATCCCCTCAAAAACACAGACCACCGTTGCCACCTTTACGTATCAATATTCCGGATGCAGGCTATAGTAGCCCGTTTCCTTCTCCCACTGGCACTATCAGCGCCGCTAATTCATGCCCTGCCAGTCCACGTGGAGGACAAGCAAGGGGTAGCATATCGGCGGATCTTCAAATGGTAGCTGTGTACGCGGCCGCTGTTGCGAATGATCCGCAAAATTCTAATATGGAAAGACACGACGGAGGACAGAGCTCTAGTAGACAAATAAGTCCAGAACCTGGCGTCGAGTCACGTTACAGAGGTGGAAGCAGTAGCGGTCCAAATGGCACAACAGCGCATTGTAGTCCACCGAAAGATGATTCTAAACCTCCTTACTCCTATGCACAGTTAATTGTTCAAGCAATAGCATCCGCTGCTGACAAACAGCTTACATTGTCTGGCATTTATTCTTACATTACCAAGAATTATCCCTACTATAGAACTGCGGATAAAGGATGGCAAAATTCTATAAGGCATAATCTTTCATTAAATCGTTATTTCATCAAAGTACCCAGAAGCCAAGAAGAGCCAGGAAAAGGATCTTTTTGGCGAATAGATCCACAATCGGAAGTGAAACTCATAGAACAGGCATTTAGGCGAAGAAGGCAACGTGGAGTTCCATGTTTTCGAGCTCCCTTTGGACTTTCATCCAG GAGCGCACCTGCTTCCCCGTCTCACGTTGGAATCAGCGGGCTAATGACACCCGAGTGTCTTAGCAGAGAAGCCTCTCCAGGACCAGAATCTTATACGGATAGTATCGTATCTTCTCCGGCTGGTCAGTTGACCAGTCAATCAGCGCCAGGATCGCCTGGTCATCCATACGCATCTTCGAGTCAACCGTCTCATAAGGGTCGTCTCATGCAGCAGATTACTGTTGTCACGAACGGTGTTAGTAGCGATACAACTAGAGAAG ATAAATACGTTGTATCTGGGAATACTACAGAAGAACATTCTCTTTCCCCAGCCGGTCAATACAGCCCGGCTCCTGTTATTGTACAGACCACTTATAACTACAG TGGAAGCTTTATTGGTCCCGACGCGGGCGTCGGAGTTGCAAAGCGTTCACACGAGGAATCGGATAGTTCTCCAGGTTCACCGGCACCGCTTGCCATTGTCGAAAGTCCTGAGCCTCCTGAACACCAACAGCCACCGACGAAACGTCAACGTGTTCACGAAATGGACGACCACTAA